A genomic segment from Dietzia psychralcaliphila encodes:
- a CDS encoding acyltransferase family protein: MKNAFSTPDRRVGTLPSATGFVPALEGFRAVAALAVLTTHVAFQTGSSTGSVINRVWGRFDLSVAVFFALSGFLLWRAHALHARQGGPGTARSPRVYLRSRLVRIMPAYLVLVAAVFLLLPQNAHSSASTWTANLTLMQVFVPDSLVEGLTHAWSLSVEMSFYLVLPLLWWALAGLRGRAARWRIPVIAAVGVLSLAWALVPWYELGLPERINDQILPPAFASWFAAGMILAELAAAPPGRLAALARHRHARWGWWAVVALAFGVSTVPQWFTEGFVHPSGPEFATRTALGAVVAFCLLAPVILAPQGQRFAVLDSTVVGMLGRWSYGVFLWHVLVLHFAFQIAFVPMFSGHMLEIWVITVVVSTVLAAASYALVEEPSGRWFAPRRTPRGTPSTDGQAAANPAQTSPATVAT, from the coding sequence ATGAAGAACGCATTCTCCACCCCCGACCGACGAGTCGGAACTCTCCCGTCGGCGACCGGCTTCGTGCCGGCCCTGGAGGGCTTTCGCGCCGTGGCTGCGCTGGCCGTTCTCACCACTCATGTGGCGTTCCAGACCGGGTCCTCGACCGGGTCGGTGATCAACCGGGTCTGGGGCCGGTTCGACCTGTCCGTGGCAGTCTTCTTCGCCTTGTCCGGGTTCCTGCTGTGGCGGGCCCACGCCCTGCACGCGCGGCAGGGCGGGCCCGGAACCGCGCGGTCTCCGCGGGTCTACCTGCGTTCCCGCCTCGTCCGGATCATGCCGGCGTACCTCGTCCTGGTGGCCGCGGTGTTCCTCCTCCTGCCCCAGAACGCGCACAGTTCGGCCTCGACCTGGACGGCCAACCTGACCCTGATGCAGGTGTTCGTCCCCGACTCCCTGGTCGAGGGGTTGACCCATGCGTGGTCGCTGTCCGTGGAGATGTCGTTCTACCTCGTCCTGCCGTTGCTGTGGTGGGCGCTCGCCGGGCTCCGGGGCCGCGCGGCGCGGTGGCGCATCCCCGTCATCGCGGCTGTGGGGGTGCTGAGCCTGGCGTGGGCTCTGGTCCCCTGGTACGAGCTCGGACTGCCCGAGCGGATCAACGACCAGATCCTGCCCCCGGCGTTCGCCTCGTGGTTCGCGGCGGGGATGATCCTCGCCGAGCTCGCCGCCGCACCGCCGGGACGCCTCGCGGCGCTGGCGAGGCACCGCCACGCGCGGTGGGGCTGGTGGGCGGTGGTCGCGCTGGCGTTCGGTGTCAGCACCGTCCCGCAGTGGTTCACCGAGGGGTTCGTGCACCCCTCCGGGCCGGAGTTCGCGACCCGGACGGCACTGGGCGCCGTGGTGGCGTTCTGCCTGCTGGCCCCGGTGATACTGGCGCCGCAGGGACAGCGTTTCGCGGTGCTGGACTCCACGGTGGTGGGCATGCTGGGCAGGTGGTCCTACGGCGTGTTCCTGTGGCACGTGCTGGTCCTGCACTTCGCGTTCCAGATCGCGTTCGTGCCCATGTTCTCCGGCCACATGCTCGAGATCTGGGTGATCACCGTGGTGGTCTCCACCGTGCTCGCGGCGGCCAGCTACGCGCTGGTCGAGGAGCCGTCGGGGCGCTGGTTCGCCCCCCGGCGCACTCCCCGCGGAACGCCGAGCACCGACGGCCAGGCCGCGGCCAACCCGGCGCAGACGAGCCCCGCCACCGTCGCGACCTGA
- a CDS encoding nuclear transport factor 2 family protein, producing the protein MTPRADDLEAIRAVFARRLYVMDTKQWDDYGPCHTVDVVSQSWAASGGAPEVRGREQLTAAIRATLDGRVPVTSVHHGHTPLLDLTGPHPETGEPTATGIWTMEDRLWWTDDGRERWLHGWGHYHERYRRVDGRWLISHRRLERIRVDTGYTDA; encoded by the coding sequence GTGACCCCCCGCGCAGACGACCTGGAGGCCATCCGGGCCGTGTTCGCCCGCCGGCTGTACGTGATGGACACCAAGCAGTGGGACGACTACGGGCCGTGTCACACCGTGGACGTGGTCAGCCAGTCCTGGGCGGCCAGCGGCGGGGCGCCCGAGGTGCGGGGCCGCGAGCAACTCACCGCCGCGATCCGCGCGACCCTCGACGGCCGCGTCCCGGTGACCAGCGTCCACCACGGTCACACCCCGCTGCTGGACCTCACGGGCCCGCACCCGGAGACCGGCGAGCCCACCGCCACCGGGATCTGGACCATGGAGGACCGGCTGTGGTGGACCGACGACGGGCGTGAGCGGTGGCTGCACGGCTGGGGCCACTACCACGAGCGATACCGCAGGGTGGACGGTCGGTGGCTGATCTCCCACCGGCGGCTCGAGCGGATCAGGGTCGACACCGGCTACACCGACGCCTGA
- a CDS encoding DUF3068 domain-containing protein: protein MARQSSSAGRRSSVPALVLVGLGAFLITIALALVFFVVPAQKKTPLDINSTTVTETSPGAVLVGGALAGNAPTELNSTRPECSAGDAAGDEVEEAGEGDAAEVVETQDGDEADDSEVQFPVSCFIDNDVPLYSQRRVQAVEPSDGEVITLQAAQSLLREDKTGSDGVEGLINATIDRVTVDRVTAMPIDEPVSTLQVVATGNADDSAPTGFVRNGLQYKFPFDTEQGNYDYFDASTFTTNPISFVGETTVGGVEAYEFRQELGPIDMWSSIRDHFAAISDGYDPAVESVLASYRREGMTAGQWGIEGDPEREVDMRRFYTNTRTVYVNPDTGQIVNGSESIFQFFAEDQDEAEAFFNDAAGMEAEKAEPTRTAVRFESGWNEETKEQTQATAQESADTLNTFGRVLPAVLGVLGVLALIGGILLGVRGGRDTRGTRGARGNRGAGAGTRA, encoded by the coding sequence ATGGCACGACAGAGCAGTTCCGCGGGACGGAGGTCGTCAGTACCCGCACTGGTCCTCGTCGGTCTCGGCGCCTTCCTGATCACTATCGCACTGGCACTCGTCTTCTTCGTGGTCCCGGCACAGAAGAAGACCCCGTTGGACATTAACTCCACGACGGTCACCGAGACGTCGCCGGGAGCCGTGTTGGTGGGCGGGGCCCTGGCGGGCAACGCGCCGACCGAGCTGAACTCCACGCGCCCTGAGTGTAGCGCCGGGGACGCGGCCGGCGACGAGGTCGAGGAGGCCGGCGAGGGCGATGCCGCCGAGGTCGTCGAGACCCAAGACGGCGACGAGGCCGACGACTCGGAGGTCCAGTTCCCGGTCTCCTGCTTCATCGACAACGATGTCCCGCTCTACTCCCAGCGTCGCGTCCAGGCCGTCGAGCCGTCGGACGGCGAGGTGATCACGCTGCAGGCAGCCCAGTCGCTGCTGCGTGAGGACAAGACCGGGTCGGACGGGGTCGAGGGCCTGATCAACGCCACGATCGACCGCGTCACCGTCGACCGCGTGACCGCCATGCCGATCGACGAGCCCGTGAGCACCCTGCAGGTGGTCGCCACCGGCAACGCGGACGACTCCGCCCCCACCGGGTTCGTCCGCAACGGTCTGCAGTACAAGTTCCCGTTCGACACCGAGCAGGGGAACTACGACTACTTCGATGCCAGCACCTTCACCACCAACCCGATCTCGTTCGTCGGTGAGACCACCGTCGGCGGGGTCGAGGCCTACGAGTTCCGGCAGGAGCTCGGGCCGATCGACATGTGGTCCTCGATCCGCGACCACTTCGCCGCCATCTCGGACGGCTACGACCCGGCCGTCGAGTCGGTGCTCGCCAGCTACCGCCGTGAGGGCATGACCGCGGGCCAGTGGGGCATCGAGGGTGACCCGGAGCGCGAGGTCGACATGCGACGCTTCTACACCAACACCCGCACGGTGTACGTGAACCCGGACACCGGGCAGATCGTCAACGGCAGCGAGAGCATCTTCCAGTTCTTCGCCGAGGACCAGGACGAGGCCGAGGCCTTCTTCAACGACGCGGCCGGCATGGAGGCCGAGAAGGCCGAGCCCACCCGGACGGCTGTCCGCTTCGAGTCCGGCTGGAACGAGGAGACCAAGGAGCAGACGCAGGCCACCGCGCAGGAGAGCGCCGACACGCTCAACACGTTCGGTCGCGTCCTGCCGGCGGTGCTCGGTGTGCTCGGCGTGCTGGCTCTGATCGGCGGCATCCTCCTGGGTGTCCGCGGCGGGCGCGATACCCGTGGCACCCGTGGCGCCCGCGGGAACCGGGGCGCCGGGGCGGGGACTCGCGCCTGA
- a CDS encoding SRPBCC family protein: protein MHLDLSRHVAADPDAVWAVLTDIPSAHRTLSGVLAVEILTPGPYQPGLRWRETRKMFGMKATEEMMVVAAEPPHSTAIVAENGGTEYKTVFTVTPDADGTGSTLRMRFGAHTAHAPAISRVAMAVMGGLAERSTRKTMEQDLADIAAEAERRAG, encoded by the coding sequence ATGCATCTCGACCTCTCCCGTCACGTCGCCGCCGACCCCGACGCGGTCTGGGCGGTGCTCACCGACATCCCCTCGGCACACCGCACCCTCAGCGGGGTCCTGGCGGTCGAGATCCTCACCCCCGGCCCCTACCAGCCGGGACTCCGGTGGCGGGAGACGCGCAAGATGTTCGGCATGAAGGCCACGGAGGAGATGATGGTGGTCGCCGCCGAACCTCCGCACTCCACCGCGATCGTCGCCGAGAACGGTGGCACTGAATACAAGACCGTGTTCACCGTGACCCCGGACGCCGACGGCACCGGATCGACCCTGCGGATGCGGTTCGGTGCCCATACCGCACATGCCCCGGCGATCTCCCGGGTCGCGATGGCCGTGATGGGCGGCCTCGCGGAGAGGTCGACCCGCAAGACCATGGAGCAGGACCTGGCGGACATCGCGGCGGAAGCCGAACGCCGCGCGGGCTGA
- a CDS encoding long-chain-acyl-CoA synthetase, which translates to MTDTTEDSTRRKSQGARTLTPLDLAGGLPSLVSDLPTVLRGLRIVRSSRGTDKISIGRRFQELAASQPDAPFVRFLGSEVTYGEANRRANRFAEVLKARGVERGDTVGICMVNRPEVMLAILGAVKVGASVGLLNHHQRGEVLEHSQKILDSKVILIGAECAEAAGSIPRENWRGELIAVGTEVDLPFREFTAGHRPDELSDLTWLEDELEALGADAGATNPPEADETLGNETAYYVFTSGTTGLPKASTMTHYRWNRALAGFGLSGVRLKKDDVLLCPLPMYHNNALTVGLGCVLAAGACLAIEEHFSASKFWDQARAAGATAAIYIGEICRYLLNQEPGPGDRDHSVRVMTGNGLRPEIWDEFKERFGVERICEFYAASECNIAFVNAFNIAKTTGYCPMDFAIVDYDPDTGEPRRGEDGRLTKVGKGGIGLLISGISDTQPFDGYTDKEATEKKVIRDAFSDGDAWFVSGDLMLDQGLKHASFVDRLGDTFRWKGENVATTEVEAAVSSRHEVDQAVVYGVPVPGADGKAGMAAVRLHDKSDFDGAALAEHLRKSLPSYAVPLFIRLSKELEVTSTYKSRKTELREQAFDTSTFDDPLYVLSSDKGYIPFYDGAENDVVAGKA; encoded by the coding sequence GTGACCGACACGACCGAAGACAGCACCCGCCGCAAGTCCCAGGGCGCCAGGACCCTCACCCCGCTCGACCTGGCGGGAGGCCTCCCTTCTCTCGTCTCCGATCTCCCGACCGTCCTGCGCGGTCTCCGGATCGTCCGCTCCTCCCGCGGTACCGACAAGATCTCGATCGGCAGGAGGTTCCAGGAACTGGCGGCCTCGCAGCCGGACGCACCGTTCGTGCGCTTCCTGGGTTCCGAGGTCACCTACGGCGAGGCCAACCGGCGGGCCAACCGCTTCGCCGAGGTGCTCAAGGCGCGTGGAGTGGAGCGCGGCGACACGGTCGGTATCTGCATGGTCAACCGGCCCGAGGTCATGCTCGCCATCCTCGGCGCGGTCAAGGTGGGCGCCTCGGTCGGCCTGCTCAACCACCACCAGCGCGGAGAGGTCCTGGAGCACTCGCAGAAGATCCTCGACTCGAAGGTCATCCTCATCGGAGCCGAGTGCGCCGAGGCCGCCGGGTCCATCCCCCGTGAGAACTGGCGCGGCGAGCTGATCGCCGTGGGGACCGAGGTCGACCTGCCGTTCCGCGAGTTCACCGCCGGCCACCGCCCGGATGAGCTCTCCGATCTGACCTGGCTCGAGGACGAGCTCGAGGCCCTCGGTGCGGACGCCGGCGCCACCAACCCGCCCGAGGCCGACGAGACGCTGGGCAACGAGACCGCGTACTACGTGTTCACCTCGGGCACGACGGGGCTGCCCAAGGCCTCGACCATGACCCACTATCGCTGGAACCGCGCACTCGCCGGGTTCGGCCTGTCGGGCGTGCGACTCAAGAAGGACGACGTCCTGCTGTGCCCGCTGCCGATGTACCACAACAACGCCCTGACCGTCGGGCTGGGCTGCGTGCTGGCCGCCGGTGCGTGCCTGGCCATCGAGGAGCACTTCTCCGCGTCGAAGTTCTGGGACCAGGCCCGCGCGGCCGGGGCCACCGCCGCCATCTACATCGGTGAGATCTGCCGCTATCTGCTCAACCAGGAGCCCGGCCCGGGCGACCGTGACCACTCCGTCCGGGTGATGACGGGAAACGGGTTGCGCCCCGAGATCTGGGACGAGTTCAAGGAGCGCTTCGGCGTCGAACGGATCTGTGAGTTCTACGCGGCCAGCGAGTGCAATATCGCCTTCGTCAACGCCTTCAACATCGCCAAGACCACCGGCTACTGCCCGATGGACTTCGCGATCGTGGACTACGACCCGGACACCGGGGAGCCCCGCCGCGGCGAGGACGGCAGGCTGACGAAGGTGGGCAAGGGCGGGATCGGCCTGCTGATCAGCGGCATCTCCGACACGCAGCCCTTCGATGGCTACACCGACAAGGAGGCCACGGAGAAGAAGGTCATCCGCGACGCCTTCAGTGACGGCGACGCCTGGTTCGTCTCGGGCGACCTCATGCTGGACCAGGGCCTCAAGCACGCCTCGTTCGTGGACCGACTCGGCGACACCTTCCGGTGGAAGGGCGAGAACGTGGCCACCACCGAGGTGGAGGCGGCCGTCAGCTCTCGGCACGAGGTGGACCAGGCCGTGGTCTACGGTGTGCCCGTGCCGGGCGCCGACGGCAAGGCGGGCATGGCCGCCGTGCGGCTGCACGACAAGTCGGACTTCGACGGTGCCGCGCTCGCCGAGCACCTGCGCAAGTCGTTGCCGTCGTACGCGGTCCCGCTGTTCATCCGGCTCTCGAAGGAGCTCGAGGTGACCTCGACCTACAAGAGCCGCAAGACCGAACTGCGCGAGCAGGCGTTCGACACCTCCACGTTCGACGACCCGCTCTACGTACTCTCCTCCGACAAGGGCTACATCCCCTTCTACGATGGGGCGGAGAACGACGTCGTCGCCGGCAAGGCCTGA
- a CDS encoding alpha/beta hydrolase, with protein MHSRRTPGRGGAELSRRSLLIGLSLGAGGGAGWALTSALGADDDEATSGPGTESVTPRPYVAPEGAVPVMEPRRFFYADPGDTDGQTFGDLYLPESDNPALPVVVLIHGGGWKDSLGLAYMENQARDLASFDVAVWNIEYRRVGSGGGWPTTVADVCGAVDHLVEVSAQVGHRLDLRRVVVSGHSAGGHLALWVAGRARLPSSLPGSRPVVPVSGCVSLAGVADLLHAEESGDKYVAGLLGGRSDTRRQRYRDASPVAHLPTGVPVVCVHGRDDEVVLPEQSEDYVRAARRVGDPARVSLVPGGHDPWGDITGRAWHDTRDTMLAMARGIPGPTG; from the coding sequence ATGCACAGTCGACGCACGCCCGGTCGCGGCGGGGCCGAACTCTCCCGCCGGTCCCTGCTGATCGGCTTGTCACTGGGAGCGGGCGGTGGGGCGGGATGGGCGTTGACCTCGGCACTCGGGGCGGACGACGACGAGGCGACGTCCGGCCCGGGTACCGAATCCGTGACTCCCCGCCCTTACGTCGCACCCGAGGGCGCGGTCCCGGTCATGGAACCCCGCCGGTTCTTCTACGCCGACCCCGGCGACACCGACGGGCAGACCTTCGGTGACCTCTACCTGCCCGAGTCGGACAATCCGGCACTGCCGGTGGTGGTGTTGATCCACGGCGGCGGGTGGAAGGACTCGCTGGGCCTGGCCTACATGGAGAACCAGGCACGCGACCTGGCCTCCTTCGACGTGGCGGTGTGGAACATCGAGTACCGCCGCGTGGGCTCGGGGGGTGGCTGGCCCACCACGGTCGCGGACGTGTGCGGGGCCGTGGACCACCTGGTGGAGGTCTCCGCACAGGTGGGTCACCGTCTCGACCTCCGGCGGGTGGTGGTCTCCGGGCATTCGGCCGGCGGACACCTGGCGCTGTGGGTGGCCGGGCGGGCGCGCCTGCCGTCCTCACTGCCCGGGTCCCGCCCCGTGGTCCCGGTCTCCGGCTGTGTGTCCCTGGCCGGGGTCGCCGACCTGCTCCACGCCGAGGAGTCCGGTGACAAGTACGTCGCCGGACTCCTCGGCGGTCGCTCCGACACCCGCCGTCAGCGCTACCGGGACGCCTCGCCCGTGGCTCACCTTCCCACCGGCGTCCCGGTGGTGTGCGTCCACGGTCGTGACGACGAGGTGGTCCTGCCCGAGCAGTCTGAGGACTACGTGCGGGCGGCCCGCCGGGTGGGCGATCCCGCCCGCGTCTCGCTGGTCCCCGGTGGCCACGACCCGTGGGGCGACATCACCGGCCGGGCGTGGCACGACACCCGCGACACGATGCTCGCGATGGCGCGCGGGATCCCCGGCCCCACCGGGTGA
- the argJ gene encoding bifunctional glutamate N-acetyltransferase/amino-acid acetyltransferase ArgJ: MNATRTDTSPSGPIPLPAGFRAHAGAAGLREHGDDVFVVVADGPSVASSAVFTRSLFAGPSVVLSRENAAGGRARGVVVVAKNANVATGDQGMADAREVLERAAGAVGVAPEELLIASTGVIGRRYPMSILRTHLDGLAGAEFDADALALAAAMMTTDTHPKTASVEMTTTSGATARVVGIAKGVGMVEPDMATMIAVVFTDAAVEPGVLDTAFRGAVDDTFNCLSVDTDTSTSDTAIAVASGVAGPVDEGELRRALEAVCLDLTLQLARDGEGATKLLTVEVTGARDRDQAKRVAKAILNSPLVKTAVHGADPNWGRVAMAIGKCHDDTDIDPERVRIVFGDLETYPAFPGEAELERLTEIMRAEEVTISVDLGVEGGAADGSCTVYGCDLSREYISINADYTT; this comes from the coding sequence GTGAACGCCACCCGCACCGACACCAGCCCCTCCGGACCGATCCCCCTGCCCGCGGGCTTTCGCGCCCACGCGGGGGCCGCGGGACTGCGCGAGCACGGGGACGACGTCTTCGTCGTGGTCGCCGACGGTCCCTCGGTGGCCTCCTCGGCGGTCTTCACCCGCTCTCTCTTCGCCGGGCCCTCGGTCGTGCTCAGCCGCGAGAACGCTGCGGGCGGCCGCGCGCGTGGTGTGGTGGTGGTGGCCAAGAACGCCAACGTCGCCACCGGGGACCAGGGCATGGCCGACGCGCGCGAGGTCCTGGAGCGGGCGGCCGGTGCCGTGGGCGTCGCGCCCGAGGAGTTGCTCATCGCCTCCACCGGCGTGATCGGTCGGCGTTACCCGATGTCGATACTGCGGACCCACCTGGACGGGTTGGCCGGCGCGGAGTTCGACGCCGACGCACTGGCGCTGGCCGCGGCCATGATGACCACCGACACCCATCCCAAGACCGCGTCGGTGGAGATGACGACGACGAGCGGCGCGACCGCCCGGGTGGTGGGCATCGCCAAGGGGGTCGGGATGGTCGAACCCGACATGGCCACGATGATCGCCGTGGTCTTCACCGACGCCGCCGTGGAGCCCGGTGTGCTGGACACCGCGTTCAGGGGCGCGGTGGACGACACCTTCAACTGCCTGTCCGTGGACACCGACACCTCGACCTCCGACACCGCGATCGCGGTGGCCAGCGGTGTGGCCGGGCCGGTGGACGAGGGGGAGCTGCGCAGGGCCCTCGAGGCCGTGTGCCTGGACCTGACCCTCCAACTGGCCCGCGACGGAGAGGGAGCCACCAAGCTGCTGACCGTCGAGGTCACCGGGGCACGGGACCGCGATCAGGCCAAGCGCGTGGCCAAGGCGATCCTCAACTCCCCGCTGGTCAAGACCGCCGTCCACGGGGCGGACCCCAACTGGGGCCGCGTCGCCATGGCGATCGGCAAGTGCCACGACGACACCGACATCGATCCGGAGCGCGTCCGCATCGTCTTCGGCGACCTGGAGACCTACCCGGCGTTCCCCGGCGAGGCCGAGCTCGAGCGGCTCACCGAGATCATGCGCGCCGAGGAGGTCACGATCTCGGTCGACCTGGGTGTGGAGGGGGGCGCAGCCGACGGGTCCTGCACGGTCTACGGCTGCGACCTCTCGCGCGAGTACATCTCGATCAACGCCGACTACACGACGTGA
- a CDS encoding DUF2613 domain-containing protein, whose translation MSFGTGALASAVGGIVLGGIVAFGANSAMAENSIPEVAQPPADQALLGQVEYGAR comes from the coding sequence ATGAGCTTCGGTACCGGAGCGCTCGCCAGCGCAGTCGGCGGAATCGTCCTCGGCGGCATCGTCGCGTTCGGAGCGAACTCCGCGATGGCCGAGAACTCCATCCCCGAGGTCGCGCAGCCGCCCGCCGACCAGGCCCTCCTGGGCCAGGTCGAGTACGGCGCCCGCTAG
- a CDS encoding TetR/AcrR family transcriptional regulator gives MTTGTKRIPRAIREQQMLDSAIRVFSDLGYRSASMDTIAKDARISKPMLYLYYGSKEELFSACVVRESGRLIDHLTSAATSGTGARHSLESVVEAFLDYVDDHADSWNVVYRQAVAEPSFSDEVEKTRSVLVDLTTDLLAQNSVDERSREVLEVVATALVGAGEAVADRVAHRSIPKSVAAGVVVELAWRGLAGDPAKSLTTPKEEKP, from the coding sequence GTGACGACGGGGACCAAACGGATCCCACGCGCGATCCGCGAACAGCAGATGCTCGACTCGGCCATCCGCGTGTTCTCCGACCTCGGCTACCGGTCGGCGTCGATGGACACCATCGCCAAGGACGCCAGGATCTCCAAGCCGATGCTCTACCTCTACTACGGCTCCAAGGAGGAACTGTTCTCCGCGTGCGTGGTCCGCGAGTCCGGGCGGCTCATCGACCACCTCACCTCCGCGGCGACCAGCGGGACCGGTGCGCGTCACAGTCTGGAGAGCGTCGTGGAGGCGTTCCTCGACTATGTGGACGACCACGCCGACTCGTGGAACGTCGTGTACCGCCAGGCCGTCGCGGAGCCCTCGTTCAGTGACGAGGTGGAGAAGACCCGCTCCGTCCTGGTGGACCTGACCACCGACCTGCTGGCGCAGAACTCGGTGGACGAGCGCAGCCGAGAGGTACTCGAGGTGGTCGCCACGGCGCTCGTCGGGGCCGGAGAGGCGGTCGCCGACCGCGTCGCGCACCGGTCCATCCCCAAATCGGTGGCCGCAGGAGTGGTCGTCGAACTCGCGTGGCGCGGCCTCGCAGGAGATCCCGCCAAGTCACTCACCACCCCTAAAGAGGAGAAGCCGTGA
- a CDS encoding oligosaccharide flippase family protein, which yields MDPQARAAVPGSATRRFLTGAGAVTLGSLLANIAAYLLHLPASRWLGPEGYGAFAALLSAQLLVAVPSLALQAVVAREHVRGVPHEALRSLGARVALLVAVIAALAVVPVSLLLDTPTLATAAALSPGPVLCLLATEQGLLQGAERFRALGVVLALAGAGKVVPAVAVLAAGGGVGTALAAGAVGVTAAWATAAWVTRGTTTRRSRTQDSGTTPASPGVPAVLAAGQVQLVMMALTSVDLLLARALLSPEDAGRYALGAVAAKAAFWLPQAVGTVLYPRMADPAGHRGAVRSAVGVLLGIGAVVVLAAALAAPLVPAVVGEGYRPVTGVLWAFAGLGVTLSVLQAFLLATIATNRTTEAGIAWGGLVLTVVAVWAAPRELGSVLGATLVVVVLTTVVAGWRAFRVRPA from the coding sequence GTGGACCCTCAGGCGCGCGCGGCGGTACCCGGATCCGCCACCAGGCGATTCCTGACCGGCGCCGGGGCGGTGACGCTCGGTTCCCTCCTGGCCAACATCGCCGCCTACCTGCTCCACCTGCCGGCCTCCCGGTGGCTCGGCCCCGAGGGGTACGGCGCGTTCGCCGCCCTGCTCTCCGCTCAGCTCTTGGTCGCGGTGCCGTCGCTGGCGCTGCAGGCCGTGGTGGCCCGGGAGCACGTCCGCGGGGTGCCGCACGAGGCGCTGCGCTCCCTCGGCGCGCGGGTCGCGCTGCTCGTGGCCGTGATCGCCGCACTCGCCGTGGTCCCGGTGTCGCTGCTCCTCGACACCCCGACGCTCGCCACCGCGGCCGCGCTGTCCCCGGGCCCGGTGTTGTGCCTGCTGGCCACCGAACAGGGGCTGCTGCAGGGCGCCGAGCGGTTCCGTGCACTCGGTGTGGTGCTCGCCCTGGCGGGCGCGGGCAAGGTCGTGCCGGCGGTCGCCGTACTCGCCGCCGGCGGCGGGGTCGGCACGGCGCTCGCGGCCGGTGCGGTCGGCGTGACCGCGGCCTGGGCGACGGCGGCGTGGGTGACCAGAGGGACGACGACGAGGCGTTCCCGGACCCAGGACAGCGGAACCACACCGGCCTCGCCCGGTGTGCCAGCCGTGCTTGCCGCCGGGCAGGTCCAGCTGGTGATGATGGCCCTGACCTCGGTTGATCTGCTCCTGGCTCGCGCACTGCTGTCGCCGGAGGACGCGGGTCGCTACGCGCTCGGCGCGGTGGCCGCGAAAGCCGCGTTCTGGCTCCCCCAGGCGGTCGGCACCGTGCTGTACCCCCGGATGGCCGACCCCGCCGGACATCGCGGCGCCGTCCGCTCCGCCGTCGGGGTGCTGCTCGGGATCGGGGCGGTCGTCGTGCTGGCCGCCGCGCTCGCGGCCCCGCTCGTGCCGGCCGTGGTGGGCGAGGGGTACCGACCGGTCACCGGGGTGCTGTGGGCGTTCGCCGGCCTCGGCGTCACCCTGAGTGTCCTGCAGGCGTTCCTGCTCGCCACCATCGCCACCAATCGGACGACGGAGGCCGGGATCGCGTGGGGCGGTCTCGTGCTCACCGTGGTGGCCGTGTGGGCGGCGCCCCGGGAGCTGGGATCCGTGCTGGGGGCGACCCTCGTCGTCGTGGTCCTCACCACCGTCGTCGCGGGGTGGCGGGCGTTCCGGGTGCGACCGGCCTGA